The window GCCGCATCCGCGTGCTGGTGGCGACCGATATCGCGGCGCGCGGTCTGGATATCGACCAGCTGCCGCACGTGGTGAACTATGAGCTGCCTAACGTGCCGGAAGACTATGTGCACCGTATTGGCCGTACCGGCCGCGCGGAACGCACCGGTGAAGCTATTTCGCTGGTGTGCGTGGATGAACACAAGCTGCTGCGCGACATCGAGCGTCTGCTGAAGCGTGAAATTCCGCGCATTGCGCTGCCGGGCTACGAGCCGGATCCGACCATCAAAGCCGAGCCGATCATCAACGGCCGCCAGGGCGGCGGACGCGGTGCGCCGCGCGGCAACGGCGGCGGCCAGCGTTCCGGTAACGGCGGCGGTCAGCGCAGCGGTAACGCGAACGGCGGCCAGCGTGAAAACCGTGGCAACGGCAACACTCGCCCGCAGGGGGACGGTCAACGCCGTTCCGGCGCGCCGTCTTCGCGCCGCCCGCGCAATCGCAAACCGGCTGAATAAGCCTGATTGCTCAAAGAGTAAGCCGCCGATACGGGCGGCTTTTTTTTGCCTGGCGGAACGCCATTTTCGTACTAGGCTGGACGGTGGCTACCCCTACATTCCAGGAGACGGAGATGAAATTGAAGTGCGCAATTCTCGATGATTACCAGCAGGTGGCGCTCAAGATGGCGGACTGGTCGGCGCTGGCCGATCGGGTGGAGGTGTCCGCCATCAGCGCGCACTTTACCGATGAAGCGGAACTGGCGGTGCATCTGCAGGAGTGCGACATTTTGGTCATCATGCGCGAGCGCACGCCGATGACCGCCTCGCTGCTGGCGCGGCTGCCGAAGCTGAAGCTGCTGATCACCTCCGGCATGCGCAACGCCGCTATCGATTTGGCCGCCGCCGCCGAGCGTGGCGTAGTCGTGTGCGGCACCCGCAGCGGGTCGGCGGCGCCGATGGAGTTGACCTGGGCGCTGCTGCTCGGGCTGGCGAAGCATATCGTACCGGAAAGCGTCGGGCTGCAAAACAACGGTCCGTGGCAACGGGATCTCGGCGTCACCCTGCAGGGCAAGACGCTGGGGCTGCTGGGATTGGGCAAGATCGGCGGCCAAATGGCCAAGGTGGCGCAGGCGTTCGGCATGCGGGTGCTGGCCTGGAGCCAAAACCTGACGGCGGAACGGGCGGCGCAGGAGGGCGCTGAGCTGGCGTCATCCAAACGGGCGCTGTTTGAGCAGAGCGATTTTGTCTCCATTCACCTGGTGCTGAGCGACCGCAGCCGCGGGTTGGTGGGGCGTGATGAATTGGCGGCGATGAAGCCCACCGCTTACCTGATCAACACCTCGCGCGCGGGGATCGTCGATCGGGCGGCGTTGGTGGACATCCTGCAACAGCGGAAGATCGCCGGCGCCGGGCTGGACGTGTTCGAGACGGAGCCGCTGCCGGCCGACGATGTGTTTCGCCAACTGCCCAACGTGCTGGCGACGCCGCATGTGGGTTATGTGGCGGACGACAACTACCGCGCTTACTTCACCGAGGCGGTCGAGGACATTGCGGCGTTCCTCGCCGGCCAACCGATCCGCCGGCTGGGCTGACGGCATTTTTAATGCCCGCTGAGGCTTGTCTGACGCGGGCATTCACCCGTATCATTGCGGGTCTTTTTTTAGCTGGGATTGGTCATGCGCGTATTATTGGCTCCGATGGAGGGCGTTCTCGACTCTTTGGTGCGTGAGTTGCTCACCGAAGTGAACGACTACGATCTGTGCATCACCGAATTTTTGCGCGTGGTCGATCAGCTGCTGCCGGCCAAGTCGTTCTACCGGCTGTGCCCGGAGCTGCGTCACGCCAGCCGCACGCCATCGGGCACGCTGGTGCGGGTACAGCTGCTGGGGCAGTACCCGCAATGGCTGGCGGAGAACGCCGCGCGTGCGGTGGAACTGGGCTCTTACGGCGTCGATCTCAACTGCGGCTGCCCGTCCAAGCTGGTGAATGGCAGCGGCGGCGGGGCGACGCTGCTCAAAGATCCGGAATTGATCTACCAGGGCGCCAAAGCGATGCGCGCGGCGGTGCCGGCCCATCTGCCGGTCACGGTGAAGGTGCGTCTGGGCTGGGATTCCTCCAGCCGCAGCTTTGAAATCGCCGATGCGGTGCAGCAGGCCGGCGCCAGCGAGCTGACGGTGCATGGCCGCACCAAAGAGGACGGCTACAAGGCGGATCGCATCAATTGGGCGGCGATCGGCGAGATCCGTCAGCGGCTGAGCATCCCGGTGATCGCCAACGGCGAGATCTGGGATCACCAGAGCGCGCAGGATTGCCTGCAGGCGACCGGCTGCGACGCCGTCATGCTGGGGCGCGGCGCGCTCAACGTGCCGAACCTGAGCCGGGTGGTGAAGTATAACGAGCCGCGCATGCCCTGGCCGCAGGTGGTTGAGCTGCTGCAAAAATATGTCCATCTGGAAAAGCAGGGCGACACCGGTCTGTATCACGTGGCACGCATCAAACAGTGGCTGGGTTATTTGCGTAAAGAATATGACGAAGCCACCGAACTGTTCAGCGAAATACGCGCGCTGACGACGTCTGGGGATATTGCGCGCGTCATCTGCCGCAGCTAAAAATAAACCCGCGCGCGGCGGGTTTATTTAAAATGGTATTATCAGGCGGCTTTGTCGAGACGGTTCAATTCTATCTCGATATCCTGAATGGTTTTTTCCAGTCCTTCCAAACAGGCGCCCTGTTTATTCAACAGGTCGTTAATGGCTTCGGCGAATGCCTTATTTTTACATTCCCCCTGATCGAAGGCCAGCCAGTGTGCGGAGAGCGTCTCGGTATTCGCCTGCGCATAGTGGCGCATTTCCTTCAGCTGGGAAGCGACGTTGCGTAAATTATCCAGCTGCGCCTGTGCGTTTGCATTGTTGCTCATGAATTTCTCCTTGAGTTGGCCGTTAAATAATTTCGACTGCGGAATCAAGCTTACCCCATTTAAATAAAAATATCACCCTGAGTGGTCTGGGTGGTTATTTTCTAGCGGGTGTGGTTATATTTATTGCTCGGCTGAACAAGGACTTGGGTGGAATTGTAAAAATAGATAAATACGGTGTTTTTGGCGATTATTTTCGGCCATCCCGTTCGGGATGGCCGTTATTCTAACGCTTAAGAGTGATGCTTATTATGCCGCATCCGCCAGCATAAACATGCCGTAGGGATGAATTTCCAGATAATACTGCTCGCCGACGTTCGGCTGCAGGCGGGTGGCGTTAACCTGCAGCAAAATCTGCTGTCCGTGCCATGCCACCGTCACCTCATACTGCGGCCCCATGTAGGCGACATGTTCGATCACGCAGCGCTGGCTTTCATCGCCATGCTCGCTCAGCGTGATCGCCTCCGGGCGCACGCCCACCGTGCCGGCGCCCTGGGCGGCAAAGTGCGCGGGGCGCGGCAGGCGATAGCCGCTGATATCGACATGTTCCGCGCTGAAACTGGCCGGGAACAGGTTGGCGTCCCCCATAAAGCTCGCCATAAAGCGCGAAGCGGGCTGCCGATAGAGATCCTGCGGCGAACCCATCTGCATGATATGCCCTTTGTTCATCACCAGCACGGTGTCTGAGACCGCAAAGGCCTCGCTCTGATCGTGGGTGACGTACAGCGACGTGATATCAAACTGCTTTTGCAGCTCGCGGATCTTTTCGCGCATGCTGCGGCGCAGGTTGGCGTCGAGATTGCTCAACGGCTCGTCGAACAGCAGCACTTTAGGCTTGAGGATCAGCGCGCGCGCCAGCGCCACGCGCTGCTGTTGGCCGCCGGAGATCTGATCGACATAGCGATCGTCGAACCCCGCCAGATCCACCATCGCCAGCGCTTCCTGCACGCGCGCTTTCACTTCGGCGCGCGGGATGCCGAGCATCTTCAGGCCATAGCCGACGTTCTCCCCCAGCGACATGTGCGGGAACAGGGCATAAGACTGGAATACCATGCAGATATCACGCTGCTGGATGGAACGATGGGTGACGTCTTCACCATCAATGAATATCTGCCCGTCGCTCGGTTTCTCCAGCCCGGCGACCAGGCGCAAAATGGTGGTCTTGCCGCAGCCGGAAGGGCCGAGCAGCGTCACCATTTGCCCCCGTGGGATGGTGAGCGTGATGTTATCGATTACCGTGTTGCTGCCGAACCGTTTGGAGACATTACGCAGTTCAACGAAATTTTTCTGGCTCATCATGGGCTCCATTACGCCTGGTTTTTGGCTTTTGAACGGGAGATGCGTGCCTCACCGATCAGCCAGTCAAAGAGGAAAATAATCGCCAGTATCACCACGATCAGAATTGAACCGTAGGCGATCGCCACGCCGTATTCGCCGTCTTCCACGCGGTTGAGGATGTAGGCGGTGGCCACGCGGGTATCGGGGGTGACCAGGAAGACGATGGCGCTGACGGTGGTGATGGCGCGCACGAAGCTGTAGATCAGCGCCGACAGGATCGCCGGGCGCAGCAGCGGCAGCAGAATGTGCGTGATGGTGCGCAGCGAGCCGGCGCGCAGGCTGAGCGAGGCTTCGTCCAGCGATTTGTCTATCTGGCCCAGCCCGGCGATCCCGGCGCGAATGCCCACCGGCACGTTGCGCATCACCATCGAGATAATCACGATGGCGGCCGTCCCGGTGAGGTACACCGGCGCGCTGTTGAAGGCGAGAATGTAAGAGACGCCCGCCACGGTGCCCGGCACCGCAAAGCACAGCATGGTGGTGAACTCGATGGTCTTTTTGCCCTTGAACTGCTGGCGCACCACGATCCAGGCGATCAGCAGACCAAACGCGGCGGTGATCGGCGCGGCGATCCCGGCGTACAGCAGCGTGTCGAGCAGCGAAGGCCACGCGCCGTCGCTCATGCCCTGGCCGAACAGCTTGATGAAGTTATCCAGCGTCAGCGTGTAATCCACCCCCCAGTTGACGGTGAAGCTGCCGTAGAAAATGCTGCCGTAGAGCAAGGCGTTAAAGGCTACCCACACCGCCAGCAACGCGATCACGCTCCACACCAGCGTGACCGGCAGCGGCTGCACGTCGCCGCGGTAGGATTTGCCGGACACGGTGACGTAGGAACGCTTGCCGATCCACAGGTACTGGATGCAGAACACCAGCAGCGAGAACAGCAGCAGGAAGGCGCCGAGGGTGCTGGCGGCCTGATAGTCGAGCTGCGAGCCGGTGATGTAGAAATAGATTTGCGTCGCCAGCACGTCGAAGTTGCCGCCGAGCACCAGCGGGTTGCTGAAGTCGGCCAGCGATTGCACCACCACGATCAGAAACGCGTTGGCCAGCGCCGGTTTCAGCAGCGGCACGAACACGCCGTTAAAGGTTTGCCAACGGCTGGCGCGCAGGGTGTAGGAGGCCTCTTCCAGCGAAGGATGAATGGTCTTGATCGCGCCGTCGAGGATCATGAACGCCATCGGCGTGAACGCCAGCACCTGCGCCAGCCAGATGCCGGTAAAACCATACAGCCAGTTGGTGTTGGTCAGGCCGAACCAGGTCACCATCCACTCGGTGACGTAGCCGGAGCGCCCCATCATCAGCGTGACGCCCAGGCCGACGACGAACGGCGGCGTGACGATGGGCAGGATGGAGAAGATGCGGCCGATAATGGCGCTGCGTTTGGCGATGCGGGTGGTGTAAATCGCCAGCACCAGGCCGAAGAAGGTGCAGCCGGCGCCCACCGCGATCGATAGGGCGATGGAGTTGAGGATCACCTGAACGATATGCGCCTGCGACAGCACGTTCATAAAGGCCAGCGGCGCGAACGCGCCCGTCTGGTCGGTAAACATCGGAATGAAAATCGCGATGCTCGGCCAGACGATGAAGACGCCGATCAGCGCCACGATGGTGACCAGCGCGCCGATAACGAAACGGTCGCCGCCCAGCCATTCGAGGCGGGTCAGCGCCAGCGTCATGATGGCGCCCAGCGCGGTCAATTGCACCAGGGTGGCGTAGCCTAAGCCGCGTCCCGCCACCGTGGCGCTGACGACGATAAAGGCCATGCACAGCAGCGCCCAGCCGGCGTCGAACGCGTGCCGCCGCCGCCGTTCACCGCCCGCCGCGGCGTAGGGGCGAAGCAGCAGCAGGCTCGGCAACAGGCACCAAAGCCAGCTGATATTGCGGTGTGACCAGCCGTAGGCCGCGAGGATTTCATCGCCGGTGGACTCCAGCAGGCCGTAATCCAGGCTCCAGCTCGGCAGCAGGGCGAACGCCAGCCAGCCAAGCAAAACCCAAAGGAATATCGCATCTCGTTTTTTCACGAGATGGAGTGCATGTGTATGTGACATAAGTTTCCCGGATGTTCAGGCCGGGCAAGGCGTGAGGCTTACCCGGCAACAGGCGCAGAATGTGGGCTTATTTACCCATCTTGACTTCGCTGACCCATTTGTTGATCAGCGCCTTGCGGACCTCGGTCGAGCCGTACTTGTCCATGTCGTAGTTGATCAGCTTCAGGTCGTCGAGCTTCAGCGAGTTCGGCGAGGTGTCGGCGGTGGTATTGGTCAGGATCTGATAGGACTTGCCTTGCTTCCACGCCAGCTCCTGCGCCTCTTTCGACAACACCCAATCCACGAACAGCTTGGCGTTGTCGAGGTTGCGCGCGCCTTTGAGGATGCTGACGCCGCCGATTTCGTAGCCGGTGCCTTCACACGGCGAGATCAGCTCAAGCGGCGCGCCCTGTTCCTTTTCGAGCGAGTAGTCATGCAGGAAACCGATGCCGATCGCCGTTTCACCGCGGGCGGCGTTGCGCGCCGGGGCAATGCCGGACTTGGTGTACTGCGAAACGTTGGCGTTCAGCTGCTTGAGGTAATCGAACGCCTGATCGTCTCCCCACAGCTGGGCGAAGGTCGCCAGCGCGGTGTAGGCGGTGCCGGAGCTTTGCGGATCGGCGATTTGAAT of the Serratia marcescens subsp. marcescens ATCC 13880 genome contains:
- the dusC gene encoding tRNA dihydrouridine(16) synthase DusC; translated protein: MRVLLAPMEGVLDSLVRELLTEVNDYDLCITEFLRVVDQLLPAKSFYRLCPELRHASRTPSGTLVRVQLLGQYPQWLAENAARAVELGSYGVDLNCGCPSKLVNGSGGGATLLKDPELIYQGAKAMRAAVPAHLPVTVKVRLGWDSSSRSFEIADAVQQAGASELTVHGRTKEDGYKADRINWAAIGEIRQRLSIPVIANGEIWDHQSAQDCLQATGCDAVMLGRGALNVPNLSRVVKYNEPRMPWPQVVELLQKYVHLEKQGDTGLYHVARIKQWLGYLRKEYDEATELFSEIRALTTSGDIARVICRS
- the fbpC gene encoding ferric ABC transporter ATP-binding protein translates to MSQKNFVELRNVSKRFGSNTVIDNITLTIPRGQMVTLLGPSGCGKTTILRLVAGLEKPSDGQIFIDGEDVTHRSIQQRDICMVFQSYALFPHMSLGENVGYGLKMLGIPRAEVKARVQEALAMVDLAGFDDRYVDQISGGQQQRVALARALILKPKVLLFDEPLSNLDANLRRSMREKIRELQKQFDITSLYVTHDQSEAFAVSDTVLVMNKGHIMQMGSPQDLYRQPASRFMASFMGDANLFPASFSAEHVDISGYRLPRPAHFAAQGAGTVGVRPEAITLSEHGDESQRCVIEHVAYMGPQYEVTVAWHGQQILLQVNATRLQPNVGEQYYLEIHPYGMFMLADAA
- a CDS encoding ABC transporter substrate-binding protein produces the protein MKKTWVTTLIASGIALATLSGAAHAKGRLVVYCSATNEMCEAETKAFGEKYDVKTSFIRNGSGSTLAKVDAEKKNPQADVWYGGTLDPQSQAGEMGLLQPYKSPNLDQVMTQFRDPAKLKGNYSSAVYVGILGFGVNTQRLKEKNLPVPKCWKDLTKPEYKGEIQIADPQSSGTAYTALATFAQLWGDDQAFDYLKQLNANVSQYTKSGIAPARNAARGETAIGIGFLHDYSLEKEQGAPLELISPCEGTGYEIGGVSILKGARNLDNAKLFVDWVLSKEAQELAWKQGKSYQILTNTTADTSPNSLKLDDLKLINYDMDKYGSTEVRKALINKWVSEVKMGK
- a CDS encoding D-2-hydroxyacid dehydrogenase family protein, coding for MKLKCAILDDYQQVALKMADWSALADRVEVSAISAHFTDEAELAVHLQECDILVIMRERTPMTASLLARLPKLKLLITSGMRNAAIDLAAAAERGVVVCGTRSGSAAPMELTWALLLGLAKHIVPESVGLQNNGPWQRDLGVTLQGKTLGLLGLGKIGGQMAKVAQAFGMRVLAWSQNLTAERAAQEGAELASSKRALFEQSDFVSIHLVLSDRSRGLVGRDELAAMKPTAYLINTSRAGIVDRAALVDILQQRKIAGAGLDVFETEPLPADDVFRQLPNVLATPHVGYVADDNYRAYFTEAVEDIAAFLAGQPIRRLG
- a CDS encoding ABC transporter permease, producing MSHTHALHLVKKRDAIFLWVLLGWLAFALLPSWSLDYGLLESTGDEILAAYGWSHRNISWLWCLLPSLLLLRPYAAAGGERRRRHAFDAGWALLCMAFIVVSATVAGRGLGYATLVQLTALGAIMTLALTRLEWLGGDRFVIGALVTIVALIGVFIVWPSIAIFIPMFTDQTGAFAPLAFMNVLSQAHIVQVILNSIALSIAVGAGCTFFGLVLAIYTTRIAKRSAIIGRIFSILPIVTPPFVVGLGVTLMMGRSGYVTEWMVTWFGLTNTNWLYGFTGIWLAQVLAFTPMAFMILDGAIKTIHPSLEEASYTLRASRWQTFNGVFVPLLKPALANAFLIVVVQSLADFSNPLVLGGNFDVLATQIYFYITGSQLDYQAASTLGAFLLLFSLLVFCIQYLWIGKRSYVTVSGKSYRGDVQPLPVTLVWSVIALLAVWVAFNALLYGSIFYGSFTVNWGVDYTLTLDNFIKLFGQGMSDGAWPSLLDTLLYAGIAAPITAAFGLLIAWIVVRQQFKGKKTIEFTTMLCFAVPGTVAGVSYILAFNSAPVYLTGTAAIVIISMVMRNVPVGIRAGIAGLGQIDKSLDEASLSLRAGSLRTITHILLPLLRPAILSALIYSFVRAITTVSAIVFLVTPDTRVATAYILNRVEDGEYGVAIAYGSILIVVILAIIFLFDWLIGEARISRSKAKNQA